In Phyllostomus discolor isolate MPI-MPIP mPhyDis1 chromosome 3, mPhyDis1.pri.v3, whole genome shotgun sequence, a single genomic region encodes these proteins:
- the NTMT1 gene encoding N-terminal Xaa-Pro-Lys N-methyltransferase 1: MTSEVIEDEKQFYSKAELYWKEVPPTVDGMLGGYGHISSIDLGSSRKFLQRFLREGPNKTGTSCALDCGAGIGRITKRLLLPLFRVVDMVDVTEDFLVKAKTYLGEEGKRVRNYFCCGLQDFSPEPESYDVIWIQWVIGHLTDQHLAEFLRRCKRGLRPNGIIVIKDNMAQEGVILDDVDSSVCRDLQVVHGIVRSAGLSLLAQERQENLPDEIYHVYSLALR; this comes from the exons ATGACGAGCGAGGTGATAGAAGACGAGAAGCAGTTCTACTCGAAGGCCGAGCTGTACTGGAAGGAGGTCCCGCCGACGGTGGACGGCATGCTCGGGGGCTACGGCCACATCTCCAGCATCGACCTCGGCAGCTCGCGGAAGTTCCTGCAGCGGTTTCTGAGG GAAGGCCCGAACAAGACGGGGACCTCCTGCGCCCTGGACTGTGGCGCGGGCATCGGGAGGATCACGAAGCGGCTGCTCCTGCCCCTCTTCCGCGTGGTGGACATGGTGGACGTGACGGAGGACTTCCTGGTCAAAGCGAAGACCTACCTGGGCGAGGAGGGCAAGCGGGTGAGGAACTACTTCTGCTGCGGGCTGCAGGACTTCAGCCCCGAGCCTGAGTCCTACGACGTCATCTGGATCCAGTGGGTGATAG gccACCTGACCGATCAGCACTTGGCTGAGTTCCTGCGGCGCTGCAAGCGGGGCCTGCGCCCCAACGGCATCATCGTCATCAAGGACAACATGGCCCAGGAGGGCGTGATCCTGGACGACGTGGACAGCAGCGTGTGCCGGGACCTCCAGGTGGTGCACGGGATCGTCCGCAGCGCGGGCCTCAGCCTCCTGGCCCAGGAGCGGCAGGAGAACCTGCCCGACGAGATCTACCACGTGTACAGCCTGGCCCTGAGATGA